The Gossypium arboreum isolate Shixiya-1 chromosome 2, ASM2569848v2, whole genome shotgun sequence region GCTAATAGGAAATTTGAAGACTTTAGCAAAAGTATTCAAAGAAGGTTTGGAGTCCCCGTTTTATAAATATAAACGTGCTCAAGAAGTCACTCTGTGAAAATTGTTTGAATTCTCTAATACAGGTTTAACATATTTCAAAAAAGGTAAAAGTGTGACATCCAAGTTTGAGTGTTTAACtgccaattttttattttatccaAAGAAATAGTTTAATGAAATCTCCTTAATAAGACTTTTTAGGAGTATGCCAATGAGAAAGAAATTTTGAAGTATATGTAAGGGAATTCATATTGTCGCTGACATATGTTTGGCATGTATAACCAATTATATCTAGGTAATTGAATTCTAAGAGAAATGAAAATTTCGAGGATAAAATTTTTGTTAAGGGgaagagagttgtaacaccccgattcTAGCTAGCATGAGGTTTGGTGTAAAGTTCTAAAGTAGTATGATTAGCACAGTTTTCGCCCAAGTACACATTTTGGCGTATAGAATGGGCGTATACAGTTATGTGTTTAAGTTAATAACAGTAACATGTTAAATGGCTATGTTAGTTGGAATAAGACCAACGGCCAAATAAAATGCTATTGGGAGTATAAGTTCACGTCAGAAGTATAGTGCACTCTTAACTAGTATTGTGAAAGTTAATATGCAAGGTATGTTAGTTAGGAGCCAATTGAATGTGAACTAGGATGGTTAAAAAGTAAGAGGATACTTAATTAGGTTTCTCAAAAGTTGTAGACTTTTGGATAAGACAAATAAGTAAGGATTTGAAATTTGTCAAGTTCCAATAAGGACTTGGATTATATTAATAGATATTCAAGTTTGGAAAATGGGAGTTCTCTTGTTCTTTCTTCTGAAATATTATTATCTGAGGTTCGGGGAATAACAAGTATTTCTTTAAGTTGAGGTTGAAAATCCTAGATTTTATTAGTGGTTACTCCATGTCAAGGTAAATTTTATGATTCTACATGTTATGTTATGAAAGAATAGGTCTATAAGAGTGCATGAACAATAAGATGAATAATTAAGGCTTAGTATGGGAGTTATCTAGGTTTAAGAGGACGATAAAGGTTATTTGAATGAGTTTTAAATGGTATTCTTTTGTTTTATAAGCAGTGGTTGTTGTAGTTCCTTATTGAATGTTAGATCTAGAGTTCAAGTTGCTATTCATGGTTGTTATGTGGGTCTCTATATTGACTCTTGCATCTGTACTGTTCATTCAAGATATTTCTGTAGTAATTGATCGAACTATGAAATAGAAACCAAAAACGTATAGTCCAAATGTCTGTTGGGGTTTGCATGTATAGTTTATATAAATCTGACAAGTTAAGTATGTGAAGTATGATTATGGTTGTATGCCACATCTGAAATGTATGCGATAAAGTTTATGATTAGTGACTTAAAGTGTTGAGTCTTAAAGCGATGTCAGTGCAAGAAGAGTCTATCAAATAAGTCTATATATGTTCACTGCGGTGGAGTCTAAAAAGGTTCGTCAGAACTAAAAACACAATCTCTGATATGAATCTTGAAGAAAAAGCCCATTGCTATGGCACCTTCCGAAAGGAACTAAAGGATAGTGATTACCCAATGGGATTCTTTGTGTGTCCCAAGACGATGATGGGCAAACCTCACATAACGTGAGTCTAGGCAAATCCATATCGTAAACACGTCATGAAATGAAAGCTTTTGTGGCGAATCATGAAATGAAAGCTTTTGTAGCGAAGTATTAAAAGAATAGCCTCTGTGACGATCTCTAAAAAAAATGCCCTTGTGGTGCACACTAATAGAACAGTTTTCGTGGTGAACTCTTGGCGTGTAAAGATAAGACTCTCAATGGTGTACCGTAAAGAATGTCCTTTATGATGGATTCTATGTCAAATTGTTTTGGTGCATCCAATACGGTTCGTAATTTGTGATCAGTAAGGCACAGTGTCTCTATAGACTATAATAAAGTATTTATACAAGACTGATGAAATTTAGAAAAGTGTACTCTGAACAAGAAAtccaaattttatatttgaaggAGATAACTGTTATCTAAGTACATGATGATTCAAGAATTGTGATgaaacaatggcttagagttatgTGTGGAAGAGTAACGGTGTTTCGATGGATTGGACCTTTGGTAATGAATGAATAAATATTAACGAAAGTTTAAATTGAAGAGTGTAAGTAGTGTATCAAAGGCATCGATGGGCAGAAATGAGTTCTGAGTAAGATATGGTATTTGATGTTTAAGTGATAATAGAAATTGAGGGAGTATTCGCCAGTGATTAAGTTGAAGGTTCAAAATGATGAGATCATCTAAATAAATTATTAGTTGAaatgtgcaaaaaaaaaaatgacaCAGGTAAATGATGTTTTCCTCATTAAATTCTTATGAACTTATGTGGGTATGTGTTTTGTTACAGGTGAGTTGATATGAGTCTGCGTCGGGAGGGACAATGCCAGGACTATGCTAAATGAGTGGCGTATTATACTCTTGTGCATACAGAACCAGTTAAGTGGCATGTTCAAAGTTGATATGTACTTAGAATCTTTCAATTGGGGATAAATGTAATAAATTAGGGTATCAAACCAAAAACTTTGTCATGCATTGTAAATTAATTGTAATTTGTATAAGTAGATTTAGTTTTGTCTATATTAGTGATGTAATATCTATGATCCGGATCTAGTTAATTAGATCGGGTTGAGGGCGTTACAAGTGTTATAAAAGTTATTGAACATTTTACACCACATCAATATAGTATAAAAATACAATGTTTTATAACTGCATTTGTAGTTGTACTTGGGATTATCCAAACTTTGAAGAGTACATAGAAAAAGATCTGGataatttcaattattcaaatttagaTTTAGATTTCGATTTAGATTATGAAGAAATTGGTTAAGGAATAACCCAATTATCATAGAATATTAGAACCATTAGGTAAATTGCATATattgtttatttttcttattatttttatttataattgtatTGTCAACTACTTTCTTGGACTAACATATTACATATgacaatttgattttatttttgttacttGTACAAAAAATTTTCTCagtattatttaaattatgtaattgtaTAATTACAATTTATACTACCAAATACAATATAAAGAATTGTGATGCAATTACATTGCTAAAAACATCTAGAAAATTACAAGTCTTTGTAATTACAAGAATATGTAATTACTACCcttaagagaaaagaaagaaaaggaagataaagttaaaagaaaataaattttcatttttaccttTTGCATAATAGATAATAATAGgatcaatttaaattaaaaaaattataaaacattaatattCTTCATAAATTCATAATTAGTCAATAATGGCCATGTGCTTAACTTAAATGTGAGATTTAGTCCTTATTAAAGTAGTTAATATCATACCGATGAATGTATTTTTTTCTGTTGATATTAAAATATAGCGCTACAAGTTTATTTTAATGTATCATTTtagatttataattatttttaaaatatataatatatcaatatttataattatcaaattaatgggattaaaaaatcataaataaactTAACAAGTATAACCCATTATTTAACAAATCTATAATAAACAAGCCACAAAAGATCATTTCAAATTGACCACATCCATTGAAAATGTATAAGTAccaaattgagaaagaaaaatgttTTAGATACTACGTTATTGGATAGGGTATAGTTTAAAGGTAAATTGCTATTCAATctaatattttaaagtttaaaacttaatttaaaatttaaaccatAATTTAGGGAGGCCATATGGAATTAACCCATGTCAAATAATAGAACAATGAAAAATTAGATTATCAAATTAGATTATCACACATTCAGGATGTAGATGAAAagtttatataataattttagaaacaaaaattatataaaaataaatgtgaTTTTAGTTGAAACGATAAAGTTGAGAtactataaaattataatattttatgtttaaatcaCTATATGTATTTTTGTAAACTTTAtataaaaaactcaaaataatatttgttgTTTTGTAGaaataatgtatttttaataattacACTACTTAGTTAAATTTCGATTAATGAGTAACACCAAATCAGTCAAACTTTTAAACAACAATATCTTTTTAAGTAGAACTTAAACAACATTGTAGATGTTAGAGATCTTATCATGCACATATGTGTGTGGAAACTATAAATTTAGAATACAAAATTATGTttataaataacatacaataaataatgaaatatatgatttgaaattaattaataataacacatgaaatataaccgatattaaaattaaaaattatattaaattgtttATTATTGTGTTGTCATCGATCTTGAGTCAATGTCGAGTTAatttgtgacaccaactcaatcaaatatattattaataagttTTATTATGCATAGAATTGGCAGAGGTCATAAAATatacataatgaaattaaaaatttataaaaatatcaaaatagaaCTTTAGCTAAACAgtaaattaaaagttttattaaTATGTCACTGATGGGAGTAATAAAGTGTGTAAATCTCACAATATGTATATTTTTACTctcttttttaaattaaaaagattAAAGTACCATCgaaaaatataacttattttaaatacaaaaattatttttataatttcctAATTGAATTAATATCCAATTAACTAATAACATTAACATGTGGCCTCTTCTGATttctttgtatttctataatcaaaAAAAAAGATTAACAACTCAGATCTTATGTTTAATATAAAATCATTTGATCCAAATAAAATGGGTTTACAACTCAACATCTTTTGTCTTTGGGCTCtttcttaatatatatattttatttatttattctatttCTTAAACTCCGATTTAATTTATACCACGAGTCAATTAGATATCAATTtgggtaaattttttttataaaaatatcaatttcTATTATGAAAAGAGTATTTTTGAGGTCCTTATACTCATTATGCCTAACATTGAATAGATCGAGTATTCACCCTATCAGTATCTCAAAACAATGATGGGTTTAATTCAGATCTTGCCTAAACGGCACCCGAATCGGACCGAACCATTTGTCAGGCTATTGTTCCTTCAAAGTAATGAAGTAAGACATCAATTTCTCAAAAAGGTCAATTCTTTTGATTGCATGATAGACTTCCCTAAAAAACATTGACGCACGTCTAAACGAGGTGCTCTGCCAACGGAGCTATAACTCTTGTGTTTGTGATacatattttatcatattatGTAGATAATTTCTTGTCAAGATGAATTTTACATACTCCAACATCATAATCATACCTTTTTGGTCGGTTTGATtggtataaaataaattatattatttaatggtactttagtatttttaattaaaaaacaataaaaatatggtTACAGCTTGCATCAAGTAAAACCTTAAAATTACTACTCAactacaatttaattttatttttatacattttaattttattatgcaaaTTTTGTTACCTCTATCAATTATATAtgtatactattatttaaacacatctatgtattttaaatacGTGGTTTCTACATACATACTGCATGCGAtagaattttaatatatataaagtaactTTTAGCTTATATTTAAAAGGAAATCATTGTTAGTTTTgacatttttaataaaaatgaaagCTTTAAATTTTAATACTTAAATTCCAGCATTATCATATGTTATTTTCATTTGTGTGTTTTCAATCTCACTATGATAGTtgtcataattaatttttattctgCATTTTTATTTTGCATGTTTCGAATCTTATTTAGTTTTccacataaaatttttaatcgatTCGAATAAGAGAAAATTTATGTTTTGAGATATTAACTCGTTAAATCTCCTACATGAAATTTTCAACAGGAATAGTTTCCAATTATGATTTGAGAAAACTATAATCCTTTTAACTaagaaatatatttataaaaaaaagcaACCCATTTTTATATTTCTCCTAAATTAGGAATATACATAAAACcaaattatccaaaaaaaaaGAAGCTAAAACCCCCCAACATAGTAAACTACATATAGCCAAGGGGAAAATTGTACCACTAAAAAGTATGTCCAAAACATCATTGAGCTACTAATTGGACACACCTTTGGTCCTTAAGCAATTCAACAACCTTTCTCATTGAAGGTCTATTAATAGGAAATGCTGATGTACACTTAAGTGCCACATTCAAAACCCTTTCAATTTCCTTCATTTCATATGTTGATGGCTTCATCCTTGGATCAACAATCTCAGCTACTTTTTTGCCGAAATACCCTCCGCCGTCGTTCCCGCCTTGGGCGGATGCCAATGGTGGCAGTGATGATAGAACAACCTCGGTGACCCACTTCACTAAATCCTTGTTCTCGCTGAATGAAGAGTCATTAGGACGTTTGCCGGTGATTAGTTCTAGCAAGACAACTCCGAAACTATATACATCACTCTTTTCCGTCACCTTTAGTGTGTAACCATATTCTGCAATCGTTTGGATAGTAAACACGGTTAAGATAACGGTCCATCATATAACGCGGAACCGTTATCATTATTAGTTGTTGATAAAGTGATGAAATGGATTCTTTTTACTGTTATTTGATCATATTATAACGACTATGTGGAATTCTAGACAatcatttttaactaataataGATGTTCTAACCTGGCGCTATATAGCCATGGGTTCCGGCAATGCGAGACATAGCTCCACCGTTAGAACCGTCGTCCCCGACTTCAATTTGCAATGTTTTAGCCAACCCAAAATCCGCCATGCGTGGCCGCATCTCCTCATCTAGCAATATGTTGTTACTCTTCACATCACGGTGAACGATAGGAGGCTGACAATCATGGTGCAAATAAGCCAGCCCTTGAGCGGCGCCAACCGCAATCGCGAACCGCTTCGGCCAATCTGCTAAACCACCCCACTTGTCACCATGCAACACATCACCTAAGCTACCATTTTCCATGTACTCGTAAACTAAAACTCTGAACTCATCCCCGCTACAACACATCAATAGTTTCACGATGTTGCCATGTCGGATCCGACCTAACGTCTCGGTTTCAGACCTGAAAACCTCTTCTGCCTCACGTTTAACACCCCATAGCCTCTTAACCGCCACGGTTTGACCCGTTTTGAGTTTCACTTTATAaacccgacccgacccgcctgTTCCAATGATACAATCGTCTTTCATGAACGGGAATATTTCATCTTCGTTGAACTCAACCCGTTGAAACAAGGTGACTTTGTACGGCCGTCGGGTTTTGCTACCAAATTTGGATCGCGTTCTGAAAAACCAAATGACCGACCCGATAAGTAGTAGAAGGCAGACTGTTAAAATACCCACAACATAAAAGGTACCAGGTTTGATTCTTGGGCATGGAGGAAGCGGGTTCAAATTCGGGCTACAAAGATCGGGATTACCTAATAGACCCGAAATGAAGAACTCATTATTGAAACCCGATGGTACTTTACCGTTCAACAAATTACCCGAAAGGTTAAACCGGTTCAACCTCAACTTCGTTAAATCTTCTGGAATTTTACCGGTCAGTAAATTACCGGACAAATCGAGGTAAATTAATGCCGGTAGGTTACCGAGGGTGGGTGGGATTTCGCCGGTGAATCGGTTTCTGGCAAGGTTCAACTCAGTCAACTCAGTCCATGAACCCACTGAACCTGGTAGCTTCCCTGTTAACTCATTATCTTCTAACTCAAGCGTTTGTAACTTCAAATCAGTGATACATAACGGAAGTCCACCAGAAAATCGATTTTGGCTCAGATTAATTTGTGTCAAATTCTGTAATTTACACATACCTTCTGGAATGTCGCCAGAGAAATTATTACCGGAAATTCGAAGAATTGTCAGCTTTTGAAGTGCTGAGATTGAAGGAGAAATTGAACCCTCGAAATGATTGTTTTGTAATTCAAAAAGCTGCATTAAAGGCAGACCCCAGAATTTTTCCGGCACGTTACCGGAAAATGCGTTATCACCCATTCGAATATAATTCAAGGACTCACATTCGCCGTAGGATTCCGGTATGCTCCCCGAGAACCGATTCGTAAAAATGACAATGCGCTGAAGCTTCCTTTTGTGACAAAGAAACGGCGGTAAATCGCCGGAGAAATTGTTAGTCGAAACATCGAAGTCTTCTAAAGGAGAAAACTTACCGAGGTCGGACGGTAACTTTCCGGTGAAGCTGTTGTTGAAGAGCTTTAGCTGTGAGAGATATTGATTCGAAGCTAAAACTTCAGGGATTTCACCGGTGAAAAAGTTGTCATTGAGATTCAAAGACTCGAGAGGCATTGCAGCAATTTTCTCCGGTAATTTTCCGGTGAGGCTGTTCTGTGAAATGTCTAGTCGAAGTAGACTTGGCAACT contains the following coding sequences:
- the LOC108469457 gene encoding LRR receptor-like serine/threonine-protein kinase HSL2; translation: MRNPDLKALICFLVWVVCVFTFVVSFNGDSQILIRVKVSQLDDPNGRLRDWVISTPDQSPCNWTGVSCESGNRTVASIDLSGFGISGGFPFEFCRIRTLRTLYLANNNLNGSLSSQAISPCFRLREIDLSGNIFVGELPDFSSEHLEVLELSNNNFTGDIPVSFGRMESLKVLSLGGNLLNGKVPSFLGNLTELTDFALGYNPFKPSPLPDEIGNLSKLEYLWLTNANLVGEIPFSIGNLASLKSLDLTCNFLSGKIPESLSKLKKLEQIELYQNQLTGELPESLAELPSLLRLDISQNSLTGKLPEKIAAMPLESLNLNDNFFTGEIPEVLASNQYLSQLKLFNNSFTGKLPSDLGKFSPLEDFDVSTNNFSGDLPPFLCHKRKLQRIVIFTNRFSGSIPESYGECESLNYIRMGDNAFSGNVPEKFWGLPLMQLFELQNNHFEGSISPSISALQKLTILRISGNNFSGDIPEGMCKLQNLTQINLSQNRFSGGLPLCITDLKLQTLELEDNELTGKLPGSVGSWTELTELNLARNRFTGEIPPTLGNLPALIYLDLSGNLLTGKIPEDLTKLRLNRFNLSGNLLNGKVPSGFNNEFFISGLLGNPDLCSPNLNPLPPCPRIKPGTFYVVGILTVCLLLLIGSVIWFFRTRSKFGSKTRRPYKVTLFQRVEFNEDEIFPFMKDDCIIGTGGSGRVYKVKLKTGQTVAVKRLWGVKREAEEVFRSETETLGRIRHGNIVKLLMCCSGDEFRVLVYEYMENGSLGDVLHGDKWGGLADWPKRFAIAVGAAQGLAYLHHDCQPPIVHRDVKSNNILLDEEMRPRMADFGLAKTLQIEVGDDGSNGGAMSRIAGTHGYIAPEYGYTLKVTEKSDVYSFGVVLLELITGKRPNDSSFSENKDLVKWVTEVVLSSLPPLASAQGGNDGGGYFGKKVAEIVDPRMKPSTYEMKEIERVLNVALKCTSAFPINRPSMRKVVELLKDQRCVQLVAQ